A portion of the Cyanobium sp. PCC 7001 genome contains these proteins:
- a CDS encoding thermonuclease family protein, protein MPRVLVLHMALVLGLAAPGCATAESRQAKPRPVMATVLSIGDGDTLRVRRNGSSLTVRLACIDAPELAQRPNGAQARAYLRKRLAIGTPVRLLVKSSDHNGRVVAEVIGAINLGLALVEDGEAFVSRRHVDQCDAAAYLAAEARARRRRRGVWQVPGGIDRPWQFRRSRDTKGS, encoded by the coding sequence CTCGCGGCGCCCGGCTGCGCCACGGCCGAGAGCCGCCAGGCAAAGCCCCGCCCGGTGATGGCCACGGTGCTCTCGATCGGCGATGGAGACACCCTGCGCGTGCGCCGCAACGGCAGCAGCCTCACGGTGCGGCTGGCGTGCATCGACGCTCCCGAACTGGCCCAGCGGCCGAATGGAGCCCAGGCCCGGGCATACCTGCGCAAGCGATTGGCGATCGGCACTCCGGTGCGGTTGCTGGTGAAAAGCAGCGACCACAATGGGCGCGTGGTGGCCGAGGTGATCGGCGCGATCAACCTGGGGTTGGCGCTGGTGGAGGACGGCGAAGCGTTCGTGTCCCGGCGCCATGTGGACCAGTGCGATGCCGCGGCCTACCTGGCGGCCGAAGCCAGGGCACGGCGGCGGCGGCGCGGCGTCTGGCAGGTGCCCGGGGGCATCGACCGGCCATGGCAGTTCCGGCGCTCACGGGATACGAAGGGGAGCTAG
- a CDS encoding S1C family serine protease, with protein sequence MRWRDGRSQVAEVVADAGGDAPATDLALLAVSGSQGTPLQLASTAPSVGQSVVAIGAPKGLAFSLSRGVVSQLRDGGEIVQTDAALNGGNSGGPLLDDRGCVVGIATFILRDSQGLNFAVSNQVIRPFLNAPLIARAPAPAPAPAPAVGGAGELASASCFFRSFKQSQGEEIGCSVHARLNANGHTVYDVAWADGYRSSYVFWSDGAVEILAKGSSGEPELHRGRYRPHRRGVEISSNEGSITVLPAADPVVN encoded by the coding sequence CTGCGCTGGCGTGACGGCCGCTCCCAGGTGGCCGAGGTGGTGGCCGATGCCGGTGGCGATGCGCCGGCCACTGATCTGGCCCTGCTGGCGGTGAGCGGCAGCCAGGGAACCCCGTTGCAGCTGGCCAGCACGGCCCCCTCGGTGGGGCAGAGCGTGGTGGCGATCGGTGCCCCCAAGGGCCTGGCGTTCAGTCTCAGCAGGGGTGTGGTGAGCCAGCTGCGCGACGGTGGCGAGATCGTGCAGACCGATGCAGCCCTCAACGGCGGCAACTCCGGCGGGCCCCTGTTGGATGACCGGGGCTGCGTGGTGGGGATCGCCACCTTCATCCTGCGGGATTCCCAGGGCCTGAACTTCGCCGTGTCGAACCAGGTGATCCGGCCCTTCCTCAATGCCCCCCTGATCGCCCGCGCCCCCGCCCCCGCCCCCGCCCCCGCCCCGGCCGTGGGCGGGGCGGGCGAGCTGGCCAGCGCCAGCTGTTTCTTCCGCAGCTTCAAGCAGAGCCAGGGTGAAGAGATCGGCTGCAGCGTCCATGCCCGGCTCAACGCCAATGGCCACACCGTGTATGACGTGGCCTGGGCCGACGGCTACCGCAGCTCCTATGTGTTCTGGAGCGATGGCGCCGTGGAGATCCTGGCCAAGGGCAGCAGCGGTGAGCCCGAGCTGCACCGCGGCCGCTACCGGCCCCACCGCCGGGGTGTAGAGATCTCCAGCAACGAGGGCAGCATCACGGTTCTGCCCGCTGCCGATCCCGTTGTGAACTGA
- a CDS encoding glycine zipper 2TM domain-containing protein: MGRIEVSVTIGIGHRQHLDAPEPAHASGQAFQSLAPAGLTRRRPLAELERHARQCARRLRQGEETSDPKDLYRGGTLGMPKTVLAFAAATLALTSLGVAAPAAAQPPPWAPAHGRRAKERAVYDSRGGYIQPRRITRDSYLWRGSNGRYYCKRDNGTTGLVIGAGVGALAGYGIAGSGDRTLGAILGGTAGALIGREIDRGSLSCR, from the coding sequence TTGGGCAGGATCGAGGTGTCGGTGACCATCGGCATTGGGCACCGGCAGCATCTTGATGCTCCCGAGCCGGCCCATGCCTCGGGCCAGGCCTTCCAGTCCCTCGCTCCTGCGGGCCTCACCAGACGTCGTCCGCTCGCTGAACTGGAACGCCACGCACGGCAGTGCGCCCGCCGCCTCCGTCAGGGCGAGGAAACGTCTGATCCAAAGGATCTCTATCGAGGAGGAACGCTGGGCATGCCCAAGACCGTTCTCGCGTTCGCCGCAGCAACCCTGGCCCTCACGAGCCTGGGAGTCGCGGCTCCTGCCGCTGCCCAGCCACCACCATGGGCCCCGGCCCATGGACGGCGGGCAAAGGAGCGTGCTGTTTACGACAGTCGCGGTGGCTACATACAACCCCGCCGCATCACGCGTGACAGCTACCTCTGGCGGGGGTCCAATGGCCGGTATTACTGCAAGCGCGACAATGGCACGACCGGCCTGGTCATCGGCGCAGGCGTCGGTGCGCTGGCGGGCTACGGGATTGCCGGCAGCGGCGACCGGACCCTCGGCGCGATCCTCGGTGGCACCGCCGGCGCCCTCATCGGCCGCGAGATCGATCGCGGCAGCCTGAGTTGCCGCTGA
- a CDS encoding helix-hairpin-helix domain-containing protein, with protein MHPSRCNHESLAALTDLPNVGPAIAKALLSLGYRVPADLNGADPLDLYNRLGDLRGCRQDPCVLDVFIAITRFLNGEPARPWWAYSEDRRRRHPDL; from the coding sequence ATGCACCCCAGCCGCTGCAACCACGAGTCCCTTGCTGCGCTGACTGATCTGCCCAATGTGGGGCCGGCGATCGCCAAGGCCCTGCTGTCCCTGGGCTATCGGGTACCGGCGGACCTGAACGGCGCCGATCCCCTGGATCTCTACAACCGGCTGGGAGACCTGCGCGGCTGCCGCCAGGATCCCTGCGTGCTGGATGTGTTCATTGCGATCACGCGCTTCCTGAACGGTGAGCCGGCCCGGCCCTGGTGGGCGTACAGCGAGGATCGGCGCCGACGCCACCCGGATCTCTGA